A window from Verrucomicrobiia bacterium encodes these proteins:
- a CDS encoding TatD family hydrolase, which yields MVEFFDTHAHLDFPEFRDDLTEVVARAVAAGITRILTIGTSIESSRRAVALAERFPSVYAVVGVHPNHVMEEPEDITGLLHPLAAHPKVVAIGETGLDHYRLNRVSAAEATTIRDRQRSLFLQQLELAAQNGLNCVIHQRDAFQPTLEIMRPCAGRVQGVFHCFTGTPQEAAAVLDAGSLVSFTGIATFKNAQEVRDALAAVPLGRFMLETDCPFLAPTPHRGRRCEPAYVRELAEVAATVKGCSLPELSAATCTTARAFFQRLT from the coding sequence ATGGTCGAGTTCTTCGATACCCATGCCCATCTCGACTTCCCTGAGTTCCGCGATGACCTCACCGAGGTCGTTGCCCGCGCCGTCGCCGCCGGCATCACCCGCATCCTCACCATCGGCACCTCCATCGAAAGCAGCCGCCGCGCCGTCGCCCTCGCGGAACGGTTCCCGTCCGTGTACGCCGTCGTCGGCGTCCACCCCAATCACGTCATGGAGGAACCCGAAGACATCACCGGACTGCTCCACCCTCTCGCCGCCCATCCCAAGGTGGTCGCCATCGGCGAAACCGGTCTCGACCACTACCGCCTCAACCGCGTCTCCGCCGCCGAGGCCACCACCATCCGCGACCGCCAGCGCAGCCTGTTCCTCCAGCAACTCGAACTGGCGGCGCAGAACGGACTGAACTGCGTCATCCATCAACGCGACGCATTCCAGCCCACACTTGAGATCATGCGCCCCTGCGCGGGACGCGTTCAGGGGGTTTTCCACTGCTTCACCGGCACCCCCCAGGAGGCCGCCGCGGTCCTCGATGCCGGTTCCCTCGTCAGCTTCACCGGGATCGCCACCTTCAAGAATGCCCAGGAAGTCCGGGACGCCCTCGCCGCCGTCCCCCTGGGGCGGTTCATGCTCGAAACCGACTGTCCGTTCCTCGCCCCGACACCCCATCGCGGCCGTCGTTGCGAGCCCGCCTACGTCCGCGAACTCGCCGAGGTCGCCGCCACCGTCAAGGGCTGTTCCCTGCCCGAACTCAGCGCCGCCACCTGCACCACCGCCCGCGCCTTCTTCCAGCGCCTGACCTGA